In Plantibacter sp. PA-3-X8, one DNA window encodes the following:
- a CDS encoding alpha/beta fold hydrolase has protein sequence MSAAAGTGSSAVVESHDGTRLHVDVIGDDTLPPLVVLAGGPARHPVYLGDLGGLSTRRRLIVLHQRGVGRSESGSSTAAASWPELAEDVEAVRRWLDVDRLELLGHSAGTRVAVSYAARYPHRLDRLCLITPPATWLVDTDDDSAEIIARHAAEDWYPGFLEALPALLAAPDSASGNRLFPAVAPIAWGEWDDTAREHERLGAWHPAAQDAFVHTPTIDEVEDIRDALRTVTAPVLVVAGSEDGLTGLAPVVDLAKRFPLGQAIVLDGCGHYPWVEQPRSFAAAVHGFFPIG, from the coding sequence ATGAGCGCCGCAGCGGGAACCGGGTCGTCGGCCGTCGTCGAGAGCCACGACGGCACCCGACTGCACGTGGACGTGATCGGCGACGACACCCTGCCACCCCTCGTCGTCCTCGCCGGTGGTCCGGCGCGCCACCCGGTCTACCTCGGTGATCTCGGCGGCCTGAGCACCAGGCGTCGCCTCATCGTGCTGCACCAGCGCGGGGTCGGACGGTCCGAGAGCGGATCGTCGACCGCTGCGGCGAGCTGGCCGGAACTCGCCGAGGACGTCGAGGCCGTGCGTCGCTGGCTGGACGTCGACCGCCTCGAGCTCCTCGGGCACTCCGCCGGCACCCGCGTCGCCGTGAGCTACGCCGCGCGCTACCCGCACCGGCTCGACCGCCTGTGCCTCATCACGCCGCCCGCCACCTGGCTCGTCGACACGGACGACGACAGCGCGGAGATCATCGCGCGGCACGCGGCGGAGGACTGGTACCCCGGCTTCCTCGAGGCGCTGCCCGCGCTGCTCGCGGCGCCGGACTCCGCGTCGGGGAACCGCTTGTTCCCGGCGGTGGCGCCCATCGCCTGGGGCGAATGGGACGACACCGCCCGCGAACACGAGCGTCTGGGCGCCTGGCACCCGGCCGCGCAGGACGCGTTCGTGCACACCCCCACGATCGACGAGGTCGAGGACATCCGCGACGCCCTCCGCACCGTCACCGCGCCCGTGCTCGTGGTCGCGGGCTCCGAAGACGGCCTGACGGGACTCGCGCCCGTCGTCGACCTCGCGAAGCGGTTCCCGCTCGGCCAGGCCATCGTGCTCGACGGGTGCGGACACTACCCCTGGGTGGAGCAGCCGCGATCCTTCGCCGCCGCCGTACACGGCTTCTTCCCGATCGGCTGA
- the purD gene encoding phosphoribosylamine--glycine ligase codes for MKILVLGSGAREHAIIKALLSEEAGHHIIAAPGNAGIAGDVTVVGIDQENPSIVRDFARDEAVDLVVIGPEAPLVAGVADKLRAAGIPVFGPNRSAAALEGSKSFAKRIMDEAGVPTGRAVRAEDLDAAIAALDDFGAPYVVKADGLAAGKGVLVTHDRDAAIQHATNWLGYGGVLVEEFLDGQEVSLFFITDGETVLPLSPAQDYKRLLDGDAGPNTGGMGAYSPLPWLDNRFGSETAFVDEVLETVAVPVVRQLASEGNPFQGLLYAGLILTERGIRVIEFNARFGDPETQVVLPRLVTPLSTLLLGSANGTLGEQPRPAFAEASAVTVVLASQNYPETPVTGRSITGLDAAVAVEGVHLVHAATADVDGGLVATGGRVLNVVALGSTFPEARGRAYEALSRIELEGGQYRTDIAARVS; via the coding sequence GTGAAGATCCTCGTCCTCGGTTCCGGTGCTCGCGAGCACGCCATCATCAAGGCTCTCCTCTCCGAAGAGGCCGGGCACCACATCATCGCCGCGCCCGGCAACGCGGGCATCGCGGGGGATGTGACCGTGGTCGGCATCGACCAGGAGAACCCTTCGATCGTGCGCGACTTCGCCCGCGACGAAGCGGTCGACCTCGTCGTCATCGGGCCCGAGGCCCCGCTCGTCGCCGGCGTCGCCGACAAGCTGCGCGCCGCCGGCATCCCGGTCTTCGGCCCCAACCGCTCGGCGGCCGCACTCGAGGGCTCGAAGTCCTTCGCGAAGCGGATCATGGACGAAGCCGGGGTGCCCACAGGTCGCGCGGTCCGCGCAGAGGACCTCGACGCAGCGATCGCCGCGCTCGACGACTTCGGTGCACCCTACGTCGTCAAGGCCGACGGCCTCGCGGCGGGCAAGGGCGTTCTCGTCACCCACGACCGCGACGCGGCCATCCAGCACGCCACCAACTGGCTCGGCTACGGCGGCGTCCTCGTCGAGGAGTTCCTCGACGGCCAGGAGGTCTCCCTCTTCTTCATCACCGACGGTGAGACGGTGCTCCCACTCTCCCCCGCGCAGGACTACAAGCGGCTGCTCGACGGCGACGCCGGCCCGAACACCGGCGGCATGGGCGCCTACTCCCCGTTGCCCTGGCTCGACAACCGCTTCGGGAGCGAGACGGCCTTCGTCGACGAGGTCCTCGAGACCGTCGCCGTCCCCGTCGTGCGGCAGCTGGCGTCGGAGGGCAACCCGTTCCAGGGTCTCCTCTACGCCGGCCTCATCCTCACCGAACGCGGGATCCGGGTGATCGAGTTCAACGCGCGCTTCGGCGACCCGGAGACGCAGGTCGTCCTCCCCCGGCTCGTCACGCCGCTGTCGACGCTCCTGCTCGGCTCGGCCAACGGTACGCTCGGCGAGCAGCCCCGACCCGCGTTCGCTGAGGCGAGCGCGGTGACGGTGGTGCTCGCGAGCCAGAACTACCCCGAGACGCCCGTCACCGGCCGGAGCATCACCGGCCTCGACGCCGCCGTCGCCGTCGAGGGGGTCCACCTCGTCCACGCGGCCACGGCCGACGTCGACGGTGGCCTGGTCGCCACCGGCGGCCGCGTCCTCAACGTCGTGGCCCTCGGATCCACGTTCCCGGAGGCACGCGGCCGTGCGTACGAGGCGCTGTCGCGCATCGAACTCGAGGGCGGTCAGTACCGCACCGACATCGCCGCACGCGTCTCCTGA
- a CDS encoding 2'-5' RNA ligase family protein: MRSVDLTFDEALEAAVRDRWQALLDLGISSLATHRGASNRPHVTLSAGEDLELTGRPAFAPFAVRLGAPLLFPRRSGAVLALTVIPSHELLELHGRVAGDVTGTFEHTRPGAWTPHVTLSRRVTGEQTAAALDGLRSLGDLPSGLVTGLRFWNGDTRTVTDLLSP, translated from the coding sequence GTGCGCAGCGTCGATCTGACGTTCGACGAGGCCCTCGAGGCCGCCGTCCGCGACCGCTGGCAAGCGCTCCTCGACCTCGGCATCAGCAGTCTCGCCACGCATCGCGGTGCGAGCAACCGTCCGCACGTCACGCTGTCGGCCGGCGAGGACCTCGAGCTCACCGGGCGACCGGCCTTCGCGCCGTTCGCCGTCCGGCTCGGGGCTCCGCTGCTGTTCCCGCGTCGCTCGGGCGCCGTCCTCGCGCTCACGGTGATCCCCTCGCACGAGCTGCTGGAGCTGCACGGACGTGTGGCCGGCGACGTCACCGGTACGTTCGAGCACACCCGGCCTGGTGCCTGGACACCCCATGTGACGCTCTCCCGGCGCGTCACCGGCGAGCAGACCGCGGCGGCACTCGACGGGCTCCGGTCGCTCGGCGACCTCCCGTCCGGGCTCGTCACCGGGCTCCGGTTCTGGAACGGCGACACCAGGACGGTCACGGACCTCCTCAGCCCGTGA